The proteins below are encoded in one region of Delphinus delphis chromosome 4, mDelDel1.2, whole genome shotgun sequence:
- the STRIT1 gene encoding sarcoplasmic/endoplasmic reticulum calcium ATPase regulator DWORF: MAEKATTTFSHLLVPILLLIGWIVGCIVMVYVVFS, translated from the exons ATGGCTGAAAAAG CAACGACTACATTTTCACACCTTCTGGTCCCTATTCTTCTCTTGATTGGCTGGATTGTGGGCTGCATCGTAATGGTTTATGTTGTCTTCTCTTAG